TCGCCGTTGTGGTGAGGGAGCTTCTTTACGGGAATGCAGGAAGTGCGGTTCCCGGTTCTGCCTCTATTTTCTCGGCGGTCTGTGGATGGCCCGGCCGTCGCAGTCCATGGCGGCCTCCGCCAGGGCCTCCCCTACGGTGGGGTGGCCGTGGATGGTGGTGATTATCTCCTCCGTTGTGGCCTCCAGCCTGAGGGCCAGAGCTCCCTCAACTATGAGGTCCGTCGCCCTGGGTCCTATTATGTGGACCCCTAGTATCTCGTCGTATTTACCGTCCACGACGAACTTGACCAGCCCGTCGTATCCCTTCATGATGAGGCTTTTTCCGTTGGAGGACAGCGGGAATCGGCCTATCTTCACCGAATGTCCCCGCCTCTTTGCCTCCTCCTCCGTCAGCCCCACCGATCCTATCTCCGGTATCGTATAGACTCCGCTTGGGACGGTCTTGTAGTCCATCGACCTTGAATGTCCCATGATATTCTCCGCCGCGACCTCTCCCTCGGCGGATGCCACGTGGGCCAGCTGTATAGGGCTACAGCAGTCGCCTATGGCGTATATGCCAGGTACCGACGTCGCCATGTGCCTATCCACCGCGATCTTTCCCCTGTCGTGATCGACTCCCGCCTTCTCCAGGGCCAACGATCCGGTGTTTGCCCTTCGGCCTACCGACATCAGGACCCACTGGGAGTCAAGATATACGGTTCCCTCGCCGGTTTCGACCGACGTGGTCACCCCATGGTCTCCCTTTTTAAAGGCTGTGACCTTGGCGGAGGTGTAGAATTTGACCCCCATCGCTTCCATCCTGCCTCTTGCTATGGCGGATATCTCCCTGTCTATAGGGGGAAGGACCGAGTCCAGCATCTCCACCACCGACACCTCTGTCCCCATATTGGCGTAGAGGCAGGCGAACTCCATCCCTATGACCCCACCGCCAACCACCGTCAGGGACTGAGGTATGGACGGGAAGGACAGGGCCTCTTTGCTGGTGACCACCTCCGGCAGGTCCACCCCTGGGATGGGAGGTATGACCGTCTCGGAGCCCGTTGCGATAACCGCGGCGTCGAACTCGACGGTACGTCCTCCGACCTGAAGGGACCTAGGGGAGGAGAAGGAAGCCTCTCCCTCCAGGACCTCCACGCCGTTGGCGACCATGAGCCCCTGAACCCCTCCGACCAGCTGATCCACGACGCCGTTCTTTCTTGCCATAAGGTTGGGCCAGTTTATGGAGGGATCCTTCACGTCCAGGCCGAGGTCGGAGCAGTTTTTCGTCTCGTGGTACAGCTCCGCGGTGTGGACCAGCACCTTAGTGGGGATACAGCCCCAGTTCAGGCAGGTTCCTCCCAGCCTTTCTCGCTCTATCAGTGTGACCGATGCCCCCAGCTGGGCCAGTCGGACTGCGCAGACGTAGCCCCCTGGGCCTCCTCCTATTACCGCTACTTTAGTCATGTGCCTGGCCTCCTAGAGCAGCAAAAGCACAGGAGACTCCAAAAGCTCCTTGAGCCTGGCGAGGAATTTTGCGCCGTCAGCGCCGTCCACCGATCTATGGTCGGCGGTCAGACAGAGGGTGGTCATGGTTTTCACAACCACCTGACCGTCCACCACCACCGCCCTGTCCTCCATGGCGTTCACCGCCAGGATGCACGACTCAGGCGGGTTTACTATTGGGGTGAAGCTCCTCATGCCGAACATGCCCAAGTTGGATATGGTGAAGGTGCCACCCTCCATGTCCTGAGGGAGAAGGCTGTTTTCCCTGGAACGCTGGACCAGCTCGTCGGTCGAGGAGGCTATCTCCAGCAGCGATTTATCCTGGACATCTTTGACGTTGGGCACTAAAAGCCCGCCCTCCACCGCCACAGCCAGGCCGATGTTCACCGAGGAGTGGAGGATATACCTCTGTCCCTCCATATCGACTGAGCTGTTGCACATAGGCTGTTCCACGAGGACCTTGGCGCAGGCCATCATGATTATGTCGTTGTAGGTGATCTTGACCCCCGCCTTAGCCGCCGACGGCTTGGCCTTTTCCCTAAGGTCTATCATGGCGGAGCAGTCCAGGTCCATCTCGTAGGTAACAGTCGGTATGGTCTGGGTGCTCTCCAACATCCTCTGGGCTATGATCTTCCTCATGGCTGTCATGGGGACCACCGAGTCCTCCTGTGCCCTTCCGGCGGAGGCCCTCAGGACGTCGGACTTCATTATCCGTCCGTCTCGGTCTATGGAGCCGAGGTCCACCCCAAGGTCTTTAGCCATCTTGGCGGCGACAGGGGAGGACTTTGGCCCGGCGGCGAGGACGTCTCTGTTCTTTATCCGTCCGTCAGGCCCCGATCCGACCACCGTACTCAGGTCTATTCCCTTTTCTTTGGCGGTCTTTCTGGCTTTAGGGGTCGCCTTGACCTTGCCGGAGGATACCGCCGTCGCAGGTCTTTCGGCCTCGATCTGCACCTCTTTCGATTCCTCTACTGGAACAGGGGCGTCGCCCGAGACCGGCTGAGAGTCCTCCACCGCCTCTCCCTGCTCGCCGATAACCGCGACCGGAGCTCCCACCGGGACCGAGCCGTTTTCCTCGACGTATACCTTTAAGAGGACTCCCTCTCTCTCCGCGGTAACCTCGTAGGTTATCTTGTCGGTGGAGACGACGAACAGCGCCTCCCCTGAGGTTACGGCGTCACCTTCTTTTTTAAGCCACTTTGAGACGGTACCCTCGGTCATTGTCAGACCGAGCTTGGGCATCGTAAGTGTCGTGGACAAAACTCACACCTCCTATTTAAGTCCCAGCGTGTAGGGTAACCAGGTCGACAGCTGGGGGAAGAGGACTATCACCGCCAGGGCCACTATTGCCGCAAAGATCAGCGGCAGGGCGGGACGGCTTATGTCCTCTATGGTCAGTCCGCTTATGTTCGCTCCGACGTAGAGGTTCACCGCCACAGGAGGGGTGACCTGACCTATGGCGAGGTTTATGGTCATCATGACCCCGAACCAGATGGGATCCCATCCGAAATGGGCCATTATCGGGAGCAGTATTGGCAAAAAGACGTAGTATATGGAAATGGCGTCCAGCACCATCCCGGCCAGAAGCAATATGACGTTTATCATGAGCAGTATGACCCACTGGGACTGGGATATGCTTAGGAGCACCCCTGCGCCCTTCTCTATGAGCCCCACCGTCGCTCCGACCCAGGAGAACAGACCGGCACAGGTGACCACTATCATGACCACCGACGTGGCGACCACCGTGGACGACAGTATCTCGTAAATTATCGAGAAGGAATTTATCTGCCTGTAGACGAAAACGCCCACGAAAAGGCCGTAGAAAACCGCCACAGCTGCGGCCTCGGTGGGGGTGAATATTCCACCGTAGATTCCCCCAAGTATTATGACCGGCGCCAGGATCCCCCAGAAAGCCCGTTTGAAGGCGGTGAATATCTCCCCTGGCTTCGCTGGCTCTCCACCTCCGTAGCCCTTTTTACGGGACACCAGATATACCGCTCCCATCATGAACAGCGCCACGACTGCTCCGGGAATGAAGCCCGCTGCGAAGAGCGCCGGTATGGAGACGTTGGCGACGCCTCCGTAGACTATAAAGGCGATGCTTGGCGGTATGACTATGGCAAGCCCCGACGCAACCGAAACCGTCGCCGCAGCGAAAGGCTTATCGTATCCGGCGTTTGCCATCCCAGGTATGAGGATGAGCCCCAGTGCCGCCACTGTTGCAGGACCTGAGCCACTGACCGCCCCCCAGAAGGTGGCGACCCCGACGGTGGCTATCGCAAGGCCACCGGTCATGTTGCCGACCATCTTCTTCATCAGGACGATGATCCGCTCCGCTATGCCCGCCTTCTCCATGATGACCCCGGCCATTATGAAAAAAGGTATGGCCAGCAGAGGGAACTTGGCTATTCCGGCGAAAAAGTTGTAGGAGACCATAGGAAGTCCCATGTCCCAGAAGTGGACCACCGCCACCGCGGCTCCTCCCAGGGCTATGGCTATAGGCACATTTACCAGAAGAGGCACGACGAAGAGTATCATCGTCCAGAGTGCAGGATCGGAAAAATTCATCGTGATACCTCCTCAGTAGGATTTGTCCCTAAGGACCTGAACGGTGTTTTGCACTATCCTGACGATTATCAGCAGTGAAAAGACCGGGACAGCTATGGTGTAATACCAGACCGGTATGGCCAGCGACTCGGTTATGACCGACAGGTCCATCTCGTCTATGACCTCTAAAGTCCCAAGCCAGGCCAGAACCACGAAAAACCCTATGGACAGGGCGCTGGACAGGATGAAAAGGACCTTTTTGCACTTAACGGGAAGCCTCTCGTAGACGAACTCCATGCCCAAATGGGACCCCTTTTTGAACGCCACCGATGTGCCCAGGAGGACCACCCATACGAACAGGTTGACCGTTATCTCCTCGGACCAGGACAGAGACATCTTTATGAAATATCTAGTTATCACGTTTACGAAGGATATGGTCACCATCACAGCTACTAACAGAGACCCCAATATCTCCTCGAAGTGATCCAGAAACTTGGAAAACATAAACCGCCACCCCTTTCGTATCAAGGGAGAGAGGGAGGGGAGAGTATCCCCCTCTCTCCCTATAGGTTTTGTTACTGTACCGAAGCCATATCCTCCTCGGCGGCAGCTACTAGCTTGGGACCGATCTTTTTGGTCCATTCCTCTCTCACCGACGCAGTGGCGTCCTTAAACGCCTGAACGCTCTCGGGAGTGAGGTCGGTGACGGTCATGCCGTTTTCCTCGCAGAACAGAATTGGGTCTTTGACCTCAGGGGCCTTGCCGATGCTCTCGAGGTAGGCCAGAGAGCTTCCGTCGTCGAGGCCTATGCGGGAGATTGCCTTTTCATACTTCATGGCGTCTATGGCACACTGGGCTATGATGGCCTGGTCCTTCTCGTCGAAGCTACTCCACACCTTGGGGTTGACCGCAAGGAGGAGGGGATCTATGACGTAGTGCCAGTTGGTGAGGTACTTGTGGTAGTCCCAGATTTTAACCGGGATGCATATACCGACCAGAGGGTTCTCCTGGCCGTCGACGAGTCCCTGCTGGAATCCCGTCGTCGCCTCGGACCAGTTCATGTTGATCGGGTTGGCTCCAAGGGCCTTGAAGGTGTCGATATATATAGGGCTTCCGACGACCCTGAGCTTGAGGTCCTTCATGTCGGCCACGGTGGCGACGGCCCTGACGCTGTTGGTGAGCTCTCTGAAACCGTTCTCGCCCCAGGCCAGGAACTTGACGCCCTTACTCTCCACCGCGTCGATCATCATCTTGCCCGACTTGCCCTCCTCTATGGCGTCCATGGCGGCGTACCTTTTATCCACGTCCGAGGCCACGAAGAAAGGCAGAGCAGGAAGGTTCAGCTCGTTTACCTGGGGAGACCAGTTGATCGTCGACGCCAGCGAAAAGTCGATGGCTCCGTTCCTGAGCAGAAGGAACTCGGAGGTCTGTTTGCCGGCGAAAAGCTGTCCCGAGTAGTAAACCTTGACGTTGACCCTTCCCTCGGTCCTCTCGTTGACCAGCTCGGCGAAGTAGCCAGCGCCCATCCCCCAAGGGGTGACGGCGCCTGGGACTACGCTCATTTTGTACTCGCTCTTGTAGGAAGCAAATCCCGGAAGGGCGATGCAGAGTATCATGACAGTCAGCAGAACCGCAGAAACCTTTTTCTTCATTTCATTCCCTCCTTGCGATATAAGAAGCCCTGAGTTGCACCCTAAGCGCGTTTTAACCGTGATCGATCACCTCCACCCTCTCCCGATCGATTGTGGGGCTCCGGTTTAAAGAGGGGAAATCCGGTCTCCTCGTCGAGACCTCGGATCCACCTCATTCCGATAAATTTGGTTATAACTATCTCCACCGTGGCCAAGACCCTGTTGCGTCCGTCGTCGACGAAATGGCCGAAATAGGCCTTTGCTTCGTCCAACGCCACCGTCCCGTGGAGGTGGATTGACAGCTCTCCCGACTCGCCTTCCGTACCGATGGTCCCGCAGGCCGAGACCAGCTCAAGAGGCCCTTTTACGTTAAGGGGCTCCCGGTAGGACGCCCCGGAGGGGGACGACTCGTCGGGGGATATGCAGACTACCGTGGCGGAGGTCAGGCTTCCTAAGGCGGTGTCTATCGCTCCGCACTCCACCTCGTGGTGACGACAGATCTCTCTGATTCCCTCGAAAAGGTCGGTCCCAGGGGTTAGCCTGGCGACGATCTTCACCGTCACCTCTGGGACCACCGACTGAAAGGCCGCCATGGCCTAGAGCATCTTCCTGATCGCCTCCAGGATTGCCTGGGGCTTCAGACGGTACTCCTGCTCCAGAGGCCTGGCGAAGGCCACGGGGGTGAAGGGCGCTCCGAACCGGAGGATAGGGGCGTCCAGAAGGTCTATGGCCTCCTCTGCGACTATGGCGGAGATCTCCCCTCCGACCCCTCCCTGCTTTACCGCCTCGTGGACTATGACCAGCCTGCTGGTCTTCGCCACCGATTCGAGAATAGTGTCTTTGTCTATCGGAGAGATGGTCCTGAGGTCCACCAGCTCTATGGAGATACCCTCTTTAGAAGCCATATTCACCACCGGCTTAGCCACCGTCTGGAGACAGTTGGAATAGGACACCATAGTGACGTCGGATCCCTCACTGACCACCTTTGCCTTCCCTATTGGGGTGAGGTAATCGTCGGTGGGCACGTCCCCTTTTGTGTTGAACAGGGCCTTGTGCTCGAAGTAGATCACCGGATTATCGTCCCTTATGGCCGACTTCAGAAGCCCTTTGGCGTCCGCCGGATTTGACGGGGCCACCACCTTCAGCCCTGGGATATGTTGAAAAATCGCCTCCAGGCTCTGGGAATGCTGGGCCGCCGCCTGGTTTATAAGGCCATCAGGGGCTCTGAGCACCATAGGAACGGTTTTTTGGCCTCCGAACATATAGTGAACTTTTGCCATCTGGTTGTATATCTCGTCGCCGCAGACCATCATAAAGTCGGCGAAGTGCATATCCGCTATTGGCCTCATACCGGCGAGGGCCGCTCCCACCGCCGCCCCTATGATGGCGGTCTCGGTGATAGGTGTATCCCTGATCCTCTCGGTCCCGAAGGAGTCGGGAAGCCCTCTGAACTGACCGAAGATTCCGCCCTGTCTGGCGATGTCCTCGCCCATGACGAAAACCCTGTCGTCCCTGGCCATCTCCTCCTGCATCGCCTCAAGGGTCGCCTGAGAGAAGGTTATATTTTTAGTCTCAGCCATAATTCTTCCTCCTGACTACACGTAAAGGTCTTCGTAGAGCTCCGACGGATCGGGCTCGGGACTCTCGAGGGCGAACCGCACCGCGTCCTCTATGGCCGCCTCCACCTGGCGGTGGATCTCCTCCAGCTCCTGATCCGTCATTACCCCCGCCTCGGTGACCTTGGCCTCGAAGCGGGTGATAGGATCGTTGGTCTCCTGCATATTCTGGACCTCTTCTTTGGTCCTGTATTTCTCAGGGTCTCCCACGAAGTGCCCCTTGATCCGATAGGTCTTGCACTCCAGGAGGACAGGACCGCCGCCGGACCGGATCGACTGGATTATCTCTTTAGCCGCCTCGTACACGGCGAAAACGTCGTTTCCGTCCACTATATAGCCCGGCACGCCGTATCCCTGGGCCCGGTCCGCCACGTTCTCCACCGAGTTGACCGTGTGGGTTGGGGTGGTGGAGGCCCACTGGTTGTTCTCGCAGACGAAAAGCACCGGCAGGTTCCAAACCGCCGCCATGTTCAGGGCCTCGTGGAAGGTTCCCCTGTTGGAGGCCCCATCGCCGAAGAACACCGTCGAGACTCGGTCGTCGCCCCTCAGCTTGGACGCCAGACCTGCGCCGACCGCCAGGGTATAGCCCCCTCCGACTATGCCGTTGGCCCCCAGCATTCCCACGCTGAAGTCCGCTATATGCATAGAGCCTCCCTTGCCCTTGCAGCATCCCGTCCTTTTGCCGAAGATCTCCGCCATCATGCGGTTCAAGTCGGCACCTTTCGCCACTGTGTGGCCGTGACCTCGGTGGGTGCTCTCGATATAGTCCTCCTTGGTCATGTTGGCCATGACCCCGGTGGCTATTCCCTCCTCACCTATGTAGAGATGGACGAATCCCGGTATGTCTCCCGCCAGAAAATGATGCTCCACCTTCTGCTCGAACAGACGGATGGACACCATCTTTCTGTAGAGCTCCACCAAAAGGTCCCGATCATAGGCAGTGACCGGGACAAGCGGTTCTTTACGAATAGCTTTTGCACACATACGCTGAACCCTCCTCCTGTTGTGTTTACCCCACTCGCTTTTATGGATATCTCTAAAAATTCAACGTTGCGTTTCCTCGGAGAGACCGTCCCGCCTGCGCCCTGTCTCGCCC
This genomic interval from Dethiosulfovibrio salsuginis contains the following:
- the lpdA gene encoding dihydrolipoyl dehydrogenase, which produces MTKVAVIGGGPGGYVCAVRLAQLGASVTLIERERLGGTCLNWGCIPTKVLVHTAELYHETKNCSDLGLDVKDPSINWPNLMARKNGVVDQLVGGVQGLMVANGVEVLEGEASFSSPRSLQVGGRTVEFDAAVIATGSETVIPPIPGVDLPEVVTSKEALSFPSIPQSLTVVGGGVIGMEFACLYANMGTEVSVVEMLDSVLPPIDREISAIARGRMEAMGVKFYTSAKVTAFKKGDHGVTTSVETGEGTVYLDSQWVLMSVGRRANTGSLALEKAGVDHDRGKIAVDRHMATSVPGIYAIGDCCSPIQLAHVASAEGEVAAENIMGHSRSMDYKTVPSGVYTIPEIGSVGLTEEEAKRRGHSVKIGRFPLSSNGKSLIMKGYDGLVKFVVDGKYDEILGVHIIGPRATDLIVEGALALRLEATTEEIITTIHGHPTVGEALAEAAMDCDGRAIHRPPRK
- a CDS encoding PPC domain-containing DNA-binding protein — encoded protein: MAAFQSVVPEVTVKIVARLTPGTDLFEGIREICRHHEVECGAIDTALGSLTSATVVCISPDESSPSGASYREPLNVKGPLELVSACGTIGTEGESGELSIHLHGTVALDEAKAYFGHFVDDGRNRVLATVEIVITKFIGMRWIRGLDEETGFPLFKPEPHNRSGEGGGDRSRLKRA
- the dctP gene encoding TRAP transporter substrate-binding protein DctP, coding for MKKKVSAVLLTVMILCIALPGFASYKSEYKMSVVPGAVTPWGMGAGYFAELVNERTEGRVNVKVYYSGQLFAGKQTSEFLLLRNGAIDFSLASTINWSPQVNELNLPALPFFVASDVDKRYAAMDAIEEGKSGKMMIDAVESKGVKFLAWGENGFRELTNSVRAVATVADMKDLKLRVVGSPIYIDTFKALGANPINMNWSEATTGFQQGLVDGQENPLVGICIPVKIWDYHKYLTNWHYVIDPLLLAVNPKVWSSFDEKDQAIIAQCAIDAMKYEKAISRIGLDDGSSLAYLESIGKAPEVKDPILFCEENGMTVTDLTPESVQAFKDATASVREEWTKKIGPKLVAAAEEDMASVQ
- a CDS encoding TRAP transporter small permease, whose amino-acid sequence is MFSKFLDHFEEILGSLLVAVMVTISFVNVITRYFIKMSLSWSEEITVNLFVWVVLLGTSVAFKKGSHLGMEFVYERLPVKCKKVLFILSSALSIGFFVVLAWLGTLEVIDEMDLSVITESLAIPVWYYTIAVPVFSLLIIVRIVQNTVQVLRDKSY
- a CDS encoding thiamine pyrophosphate-dependent dehydrogenase E1 component subunit alpha, yielding MCAKAIRKEPLVPVTAYDRDLLVELYRKMVSIRLFEQKVEHHFLAGDIPGFVHLYIGEEGIATGVMANMTKEDYIESTHRGHGHTVAKGADLNRMMAEIFGKRTGCCKGKGGSMHIADFSVGMLGANGIVGGGYTLAVGAGLASKLRGDDRVSTVFFGDGASNRGTFHEALNMAAVWNLPVLFVCENNQWASTTPTHTVNSVENVADRAQGYGVPGYIVDGNDVFAVYEAAKEIIQSIRSGGGPVLLECKTYRIKGHFVGDPEKYRTKEEVQNMQETNDPITRFEAKVTEAGVMTDQELEEIHRQVEAAIEDAVRFALESPEPDPSELYEDLYV
- a CDS encoding dihydrolipoamide acetyltransferase family protein, which codes for MSTTLTMPKLGLTMTEGTVSKWLKKEGDAVTSGEALFVVSTDKITYEVTAEREGVLLKVYVEENGSVPVGAPVAVIGEQGEAVEDSQPVSGDAPVPVEESKEVQIEAERPATAVSSGKVKATPKARKTAKEKGIDLSTVVGSGPDGRIKNRDVLAAGPKSSPVAAKMAKDLGVDLGSIDRDGRIMKSDVLRASAGRAQEDSVVPMTAMRKIIAQRMLESTQTIPTVTYEMDLDCSAMIDLREKAKPSAAKAGVKITYNDIIMMACAKVLVEQPMCNSSVDMEGQRYILHSSVNIGLAVAVEGGLLVPNVKDVQDKSLLEIASSTDELVQRSRENSLLPQDMEGGTFTISNLGMFGMRSFTPIVNPPESCILAVNAMEDRAVVVDGQVVVKTMTTLCLTADHRSVDGADGAKFLARLKELLESPVLLLL
- a CDS encoding alpha-ketoacid dehydrogenase subunit beta — encoded protein: MAETKNITFSQATLEAMQEEMARDDRVFVMGEDIARQGGIFGQFRGLPDSFGTERIRDTPITETAIIGAAVGAALAGMRPIADMHFADFMMVCGDEIYNQMAKVHYMFGGQKTVPMVLRAPDGLINQAAAQHSQSLEAIFQHIPGLKVVAPSNPADAKGLLKSAIRDDNPVIYFEHKALFNTKGDVPTDDYLTPIGKAKVVSEGSDVTMVSYSNCLQTVAKPVVNMASKEGISIELVDLRTISPIDKDTILESVAKTSRLVIVHEAVKQGGVGGEISAIVAEEAIDLLDAPILRFGAPFTPVAFARPLEQEYRLKPQAILEAIRKML
- a CDS encoding TRAP transporter large permease — encoded protein: MNFSDPALWTMILFVVPLLVNVPIAIALGGAAVAVVHFWDMGLPMVSYNFFAGIAKFPLLAIPFFIMAGVIMEKAGIAERIIVLMKKMVGNMTGGLAIATVGVATFWGAVSGSGPATVAALGLILIPGMANAGYDKPFAAATVSVASGLAIVIPPSIAFIVYGGVANVSIPALFAAGFIPGAVVALFMMGAVYLVSRKKGYGGGEPAKPGEIFTAFKRAFWGILAPVIILGGIYGGIFTPTEAAAVAVFYGLFVGVFVYRQINSFSIIYEILSSTVVATSVVMIVVTCAGLFSWVGATVGLIEKGAGVLLSISQSQWVILLMINVILLLAGMVLDAISIYYVFLPILLPIMAHFGWDPIWFGVMMTINLAIGQVTPPVAVNLYVGANISGLTIEDISRPALPLIFAAIVALAVIVLFPQLSTWLPYTLGLK